The following are encoded together in the Pan troglodytes isolate AG18354 chromosome 6, NHGRI_mPanTro3-v2.0_pri, whole genome shotgun sequence genome:
- the FOXL3 gene encoding forkhead box L3, producing MFDSSQYPYNCFNYDADDYPAGSSDEDKRLTRPAYSYIALIAMAIQQSPAGRVTLSGIYDFIMRKFPYYRANQRAWQNSIRHNLSLNSCFVKVPRSEGHEKGKGNYWTFAGGCESLLGLFENGNYRRRRRRRGPKREGPRGPRAGGAQGPSGPPEPPAAQGRLAPDSAGEGAPGREPPASPAPPGKEHPRDLKFSIDYILSSPDPFPGLKQPCLAQEGRYPRPENVGLHFWTM from the exons ATGTTTGACAGCTCGCAGTATCCCTACAACTGCTTCAATTACGACGCCGACGACTACCCCGCCGGCAGCTCCGACGAAGACAAGAGGCTCACGCGGCCCGCGTACAG CTACATCGCCTTGATCGCCATGGCCATTCAGCAGAGCCCCGCGGGGAGGGTGACCCTGTCCGGCATCTACGACTTCATCATGCGCAAATTCCCCTATTACCGCGCCAACCAGCGCGCCTGGCAGAACTCCATCCGCCACAACCTGTCCCTCAACAGCTGCTTCGTCAAG GTGCCGCGGTCCGAGGGCCACGAGAAGGGCAAAGGCAACTACTGGACGTTCGCGGGCGGCTGCGAGTCGCTGCTGGGCCTCTTCGAGAACGGCAACtaccggcggcggcggcggcggcgcggcccCAAGCGCGAGGGGCCGAGGGGTCCGCGCGCGGGGGGCGCCCAGGGGCCGTCGGGTCCGCCCGAGCCGCCCGCCGCTCAGGGGCGCCTGGCCCCGGACAGCGCTGGCGAGGGCGCCCCGGGCCGTGAGCCCCCCGCCAGCCCCGCTCCCCCGGGGAAGGAGCACCCCCGGGACCTCAAGTTCAGCATCGACTACATCCTGTCCTCCCCAGACcccttccctgggctcaagcagccctgcCTCGCACAAGAGGGCAGATACCCGCGGCCGGAGAACGTGGGACTCCACTTTTGGACAATGTGA